In Homo sapiens chromosome 8, GRCh38.p14 Primary Assembly, the genomic window AGAAGGTTTTCCATAGGACTTGTTTCCACCTTGATAGTGGTTAATCCACCTGCAGTAAAACATGGGGGTGGGGTGATAAACCAGCTCTCCTCCATTGGACATGACTCAAACTGGAGAAAGCAGGAATCACTTGTATCAGCCAAGCACTCAAGAGATGCCGGTAAACAGGAAAAGACTGAAGGGTGCTCAGTAGGTGACTCTTCACTGatgtcctcctcttcttcttcttcttctgctgaGAAACCAGTGCAAGTATCTAGATCGTAGTCCACATTGCAGTCCACATGTGTTGTTGAAGAGTCCCACAGGAGGATGATTATCACATTGGGCAGTCATTATAAAGTCACCCATCAAATTCACagcacagaaaaagaagagatgatACTATTAGCTGATGCTCAcgtatcttcttttatttagtTCAGAAAACCATTTATATTCATCTATATgactataaatttatttctgagcacagaaattctgtgtgtgtgtgtgtgtgtgtgtgtcactatATGGGATAGATTTATGTTGGCTTTGCAGGAGTGATTTTAAGACTGTTTCTATTCTGCTGGATAACTATGTAATGAGACATATTGGTTACTACTTGTCTAATAAAAGGGGC contains:
- the TP53INP1 gene encoding tumor protein p53-inducible nuclear protein 1 isoform b (isoform b is encoded by transcript variant 2) → MFQRLNKMFVGEVSSSSNQEPEFNEKEDDEWILVDFIDTCTGFSAEEEEEEEDISEESPTEHPSVFSCLPASLECLADTSDSCFLQFESCPMEESWFITPPPCFTAGGLTTIKVETSPMENLLIEHPSMSVYAVHNSCPGLSEATRGTDELHSPSSPRARKSCL